From the Thermococcus sp. genome, one window contains:
- a CDS encoding DUF4152 family protein: MRIVSADTGGALLDENYEPIGLIATAAVLVEKPYRTATLSRVRYADPFNYDMSGRQAIRDEALLAVELAREVKPDVVHLDSTIGGIELRKLDEPTIDALTITDRGKEVWKDLAKELQPLAKRFWEETGIEIVAIGKWSVPVRIAEIYSGIYTAKWAIDYARENGKVMVGLPRYMKVEIRPGKIYGESLDPREGGLFGEIKAETDGICWELYPNPLVRRYMVLEVWEE; the protein is encoded by the coding sequence ATGAGGATAGTGTCGGCCGACACGGGCGGTGCCCTTCTGGATGAGAACTATGAGCCGATCGGGCTGATAGCAACGGCTGCGGTGCTGGTGGAAAAGCCCTACAGAACCGCAACGCTGAGCAGGGTGAGGTACGCGGATCCATTCAACTACGACATGAGCGGAAGGCAGGCGATAAGGGACGAAGCTCTCTTGGCAGTCGAGCTCGCGAGGGAAGTTAAGCCGGATGTTGTTCACCTCGACTCGACAATAGGCGGAATAGAGCTCAGGAAGCTCGACGAGCCGACGATAGATGCACTCACGATAACCGACCGGGGAAAGGAGGTCTGGAAGGACCTTGCCAAGGAACTCCAACCCCTCGCCAAGAGGTTCTGGGAGGAGACGGGGATAGAGATAGTCGCCATAGGGAAGTGGAGCGTCCCGGTGAGGATAGCGGAGATATACTCCGGGATATACACGGCGAAGTGGGCGATCGACTACGCGAGGGAGAACGGGAAAGTTATGGTGGGCCTTCCCCGCTATATGAAGGTCGAGATAAGGCCGGGAAAAATCTACGGTGAAAGCCTCGATCCCAGAGAAGGCGGTCTCTTCGGGGAAATAAAAGCTGAAACGGACGGAATATGCTGGGAGCTTTACCCTAATCCCCTCGTGAGGAGGTACATGGTGCTGGAAGTATGGGAAGAATAA